Proteins from one Anopheles nili chromosome 2, idAnoNiliSN_F5_01, whole genome shotgun sequence genomic window:
- the LOC128731086 gene encoding transcription elongation factor B polypeptide 3, protein MSSIVEIINHYQTSINKSLNDTARIVHCIGKLYKLPISVRHLQDTGIGRTVNSLRKYDGEVGIAAKALVTKWKTMVAAEESDDGTAANGGVSQEDGGGGGRDSDGRHNGGDRSHRSDGSEDEEDDDGGDDKSIAEDQDEDDDECSEHGDDTTNVTQGAADRDESYEESQLRVDEEYRDEAEDDNSGSDEDESDDQMNQHQAHQHHHEDEEEETHHPVRSEEKSSLNQWNEHHSSSNSSGSKKRQSSNGGSRHQHHSSTSKTSSSGSGSEHKHRESGNSKPEDDSHHRHSKSHKSSSSRTEQHGTARKSSSQGDGERHKDRSSSHKHHSTNDPGCSSTSSGSKSSSSRKDSSHKEDRHHRSKEGRSESSKRHAPDAGDASDSVMAPKRSRKEHRSEFSAPDGSTGQGDGAAHLPSTSHSKKSKSDASSSSSSKHRDRRHGKSESSESENRSSEKKSKSRRKEVSNSAPANHHENGNEHSEGEDADDYSGGSSFADALAMIGKPSGSKKKSSGGSKEKVKVSTSKSLPSTSGSQASHSRTKQDPSPSSYESPASSRRNGAIPSASELLSQKVKLDPLPEASEIVDALPMISPNYRPMPLNQTVMECVFMDGQGGRGQRRPLTEEEALGQSMQSKNMRTKVYSGQKTNAKGVIPTLYELCIRLLQDHLDEIGATGGIPFYILKPVLERANPKQLLHLEHFNPHFVEDSDVLWELHCKRTFRSKQRNEDELETWREMFLRCSEERDAKLRSLTQNIKLSQEQAAAPIRKTQLAYVDSAVKPPRNVISKQVKYGTARAPVVSPAARVAALKAGNVAQVGDARLRVAAGVRDNAQAQVFQPTKPRKAPMMAKVLSSMKGFKTSFRR, encoded by the exons ATGTCGTCGATCGTAGAAATCATCAACCACTACCAGACTAGCATCAACAAATCGCTTAATGATACGGCGAGG ATCGTCCACTGTATCGGGAAGCTGTACAAGTTGCCCATATCCGTGCGGCACCTTCAGGACACCGGCATCGGGCGCACGGTGAACAGCCTGCGCAAGTACGACGGTGAGGTGGGTATTGCGGCCAAGGCGCTCGTGACCAAGTGGAAGACGATGGTAGCGGCGGAAGAGTCGGACGATGGCACGGCGGCAAATGGTGGCGTTTCGCAGGAggatggtggcggtggcggccgAGACTCCGACGGGAGGCACAACGGCGGTGATCGGTCACACCGGAGCGATGGCAGCGAGGACGAAGAGGATGACGACGGCGGTGACGATAAATCGATAGCAGAGGACcaggacgaggacgatgacgaatgCAGCGAGCATGGTGACGATACGACCAACGTGACCCAAGGAGCAGCAGATCGAGATG AATCCTACGAAGAGTCTCAGCTGCGCGTAGACGAGGAGTATCGCGACGAAGCGGAAGATGACAACAGCGGCAGTGACGAGGACGAATCAGACGATCAAATGAATCAACACCAAGCGCATCAGCATCACCACGAagatgaagaggaagaaacCCACCATCCCGTCAGGTCGGAGGAAAAATCTAGTTTAAACCAATGGAACGAGCATCACAGCAGTAGCAATAGTAGTGGAAGTAAGAAGCGGCAGTCGTCGAATGGCGGAAGTAGACATCAGCATCACAGTTCCACGTCAAAGACATCGTCCAGCGGCTCGGGGAGTGAGCACAAGCATAGAGAAAGCGGTAACAGCAAGCCCGAAGATGACTCACACCACCGTCATTCGAAATCTCACAAATCCTCATCCTCGCGGACAGAACAACACGGCACGGCGAGGAAATCATCCTCCCAGGGCGACGGCGAACGTCACAAGGATAGGAGTTCCTCACACAAACACCATAGTACGAACGATCCTGGTTgcagcagtaccagcagcGGTAGTAAAAGTAGTAGCTCACGTAAAGATTCTAGTCATAAAGAAGACCGGCACCACCGGTCGAAGGAGGGGCGTAGTGAAAGTTCTAAGCGGCATGCTCCGGATGCGGGCGATGCTAGCGACTCGGTGATGGCACCGAAACGATCTCGCAAGGAGCATAGATCCGAATTTAGCGCTCCGGACGGTAGCACGGGGCAAGGCGACGGTGCTGCCCATCTGCCTTCCACATCACATTCGAAAAAGAGCAAATCTGATGCTTCTTCCTCGTCCTCTTCCAAGCACCGGGATCGTCGCCACGGAAAATCGGAATCGTCCGAATCGGAAAACCGGTCATCTGAGAAGAAATCCAAGTCACGGCGAAAGGAAGTTTCAAACTCAGCGCCCGCCAACCATCACGAGAATGGTAACGAACATTCGGAAGGCGAAGATGCTGACGACTACTCCGGGGGTTCAAGCTTCGCCGACGCACTGGCTATGATTGGGAAACCGTCCGGATCGAAGAAGAAATCTTCCGGTGGCAGCAAAGAGAAGGTGAAGGTGTCCACCAGCAAATCCTTACCATCGACCAGCGGATCGCAAGCGTCACACTCGAGGACAAAACAGGACCCTTCACCGTCCTCGTACGAGTCACCTGCATCGAGCCGGCGAAATGGTGCAATTCCGTCGGCCTCGGAGCTGCTGTCGCAGAAGGTGAAGCTGGACCCGCTGCCAGAGGCGTCGGAAATAGTGGACGCGTTGCCAATGATATCGCCCAACTATCGCCCGATGCCCCTCAATCAGACCGTGATGGAGTGCGTGTTTATGGACGGCCAGGGTGGCCGGGGACAGCGCCGACCGTTGACGGAAGAGGAAGCGCTCGGTCAAAGCATGCAATCGAAGAACATGCGCACGAAGGTGTACTCCGGGCAGAAGACGAACGCGAAGGGCGTGATACCGACGCTCTACGAGCTCTGTATACGGTTGTTGCAGGACCACCTGGACGAGATTGGCGCCACGGGTGGCATTCCGTTCTACATACTCAAACCGGTGCTTGAGAGAGCCAATCCGAAGCAGTTGTTGCATCTGGAGCACTTCAATCCACACTTTGTCGAAGATAGCGACGTGCTGTGGGAGCTGCACTGCAAGCGTACGTTCCGATCGAAACAGCGAAATGAAGACGAGCTGGAAACGTGGCGTGAAATGTTTCTG CGCTGTTCAGAGGAACGAGACGCGAAGCTGAGAAGCCTGACGCAGAATATTAAGCTTTCACAGGAACAGGCAGCGGCTCCGATACGTAAAACGCAGCTAGCGTACGTCGATTCGGCCGTGAAACCACCTAGGAACGTCATCAGCAAGCAAGTTAAATACGGAACAGCCCGGGCACCTGTTGTTTCTCCCGCGGCACGTGTGGCCGCCCTCAAGGCAGGCAACGTGGCACAGGTTGGCGATGCACGGTTAAGAGTGGCAGCAGGCGTGCGAGATAATGCTCAGGCTCAAG TTTTCCAACCAACGAAACCACGCAAGGCTCCCATGATGGCTAAGGTTCTGTCCTCGATGAAGGGCTTCAAGACGAGCTTCCGTCGTTAG